The segment ATCTTTTTACCCCATTTTCTTGTCACCTAACGCCACCGCCTTCCGCCTCCCTCCGCCGCTGACTCCGACGGCTGACCTTCTCTGTATCTCTTTCCGTTaaccccacccacccacccccaccAAACAATCTACTTTCTAGGCCAACCACCCTCATCTACTAACTAACTTCCTGTTTTCTAGGAATCCTGGCTGAAGCTTCGTCAGAAAATGCATAATCAACCTTTTTCATCGTCACAAACGGGAGTTCCGACCGAATTAAGGAATACCCAGATGATTTCCTCTTTGCTTTCCGGGGATGACCCCGCAGCTTCATCCAATTTTGACTGGTCGGATTTACTCGACTTCGACCTACACGAACAATTGAACATCTCATTCGATGACCCACTTCACCAAGAGCAGCAGCCGGAGACAGAATTCGTGGCGCCGGTGATACCTTCTTCGGAGGATTCACCGCATAGCCAAGATACGGATGCGGGTCGGATCAGGAAGAGGGACCCGAGGATGGCGTGCTCGAATTTTCTGGCGGGTCGGATCCCGTGTGCTTGCCCCGAGTTAGATGAGAAGATGGAGGAAGAGGAGATGGCAGGGATTGGGCCAGGAAAGAAACGGGCTAGGACTGTACGGGCTTCTGCCGGAGCTGGGGCGAGGTGTCAAGTACCCGATTGTGAGGCGGATATCAGTGAGCTGAAAGGGTATCATAAGAGACACAGGGTGTGCTTACGTTGTGCTAATGCAACTTCTGTGGTTCTCGATGGGCACAGTAAGAGATATTGTCAGCAGTGTGGCAAGTAGGTTTACTTTTTTTCTGATGAGTATAAAAAGTTATATGCTGGTAGAGTGTTGCTGGATAAACGATGGAGGGGTGCAGTAGGTTGACAGCCCTTATAAGTATAAGTAGGGCagaacaaatatagatatagcCTAATCTAACTAGTTTGAGATTGGAGCTTAAAACATTgtttattgtttattgatttGAAAGTACAAGCATGTTATACCGCTTAATGAAAAGTTCAGAGAAATGTCTAAAGTATCTTTTACTAGTACCCAAAGTGATCAAAGCAAAACAAATGCTCCAAGTAATACAAAAGAAAGTTTCACAGAGCCTGCCAAGAAATATAAGTTGATATGTTTGCAACAGATGGCTTTAGATGGATGTGGTGATAACTGTATAGCCTGTTGATTAGTTTGTGAACTATTGGTGACTTTTGTACTTAAAAAGATTATTCGTTTAATTTAGCTTGATATAGTACATTTATAGTTTGTGGGATCTGCTTActattgagttttttttcttttttaaattaaggATTCTCTTGTCTTGGAGTTCCTTTGACAGACATTTCAGTTGTAGTGCAGCTGTTTTAAATGTATGTATGCGAGACTGTAGGGTGTAGACAACTATTTTGTCAAGAACTTGCAAGATATCCTAAAATAGCGCATGCCTTTTCGTGATGCAACTAATCTGTTAATGGTGCTATACCTTTTCCAGGTTTCATATTTTGTCAGACTTTGATGAAGGTAAGCGTAGTTGTAGAAGAAAATTAGAGCGACACAACAACAGGCGTAGGAGAAAAGCCACTGATACGTCCAAAACGTCTGCTGAAAAGGAATCTCAGCAGCTCACAACGGCTGATGATGTTAGTGGTGATGACGACATCGTCAAAGGTATATTGAACTTGAGTAAACCTCATTGCTAGAAAGTAGTACGCTGTACACTTTACCTTTAATTCATCTATAGTAGATGCCATGTTCTATATCTTAGGGTACTAGTTTGAACTGATAACATGGATATGTTTCCATCAAACATGGTTAGAATTGGAGAAAGTTCTGTTTTTccaggcatggcatgaccttgtcaataacattaattttatccttcaaatttttgttttagtgtATTTCCTAAAAATCTTCTGGGTGACCAGATAACACATGCATGGGCAGCCAGTTAGGAGAAAAGGAAATCCTATTAGAATCTGAAGGACATGTGCCGATATGCTCTACTCAAGGCATCCAGAATAATCACAGTGATAGTTTCACAGCTTCTGGTGAAACACAGGTTGATGCAGAAAAGGAGAACTACAAAAATTCCCATTCTCCATCATATTATGACAACAAGAGTGCCCTTTCTTCAGTGGTAGGTCTGCTGACATAAgtcctttaatgtcaattattTCCATTTATATCTGGACTATACTTTTAATTAACTGGTCATTGTTCCTTTTTGGCTAGTGTCCCACTGGTCGGATCTCATTCAAGCTTTATGATTGGAACCCCGCAGAGTTCCCTCGAAGACTCCGGCACCAAGTACTTAAAGGATTATTATTACAGTTTAGTACATAAGAGAATGTTAATTCTTTTCTTCGATAGAGTTCTTCGGGTTAATTGACATATTACTTTACAGATCTTCCAGTGGTTGGCCAGTATGCCTGTCGAATTGGAGGGCTATATTCGTCCAGGTTGTACAATCTTGACAGTTTTTGTTGCAATGCCGACATTCAAGTGGGGTAAGGTAATATAGTCACTGTTCCTCTCTGGTGATAATCAATTCTGCGTGTGATTAGTCTTAATGTATTTGGGTACTACCATAGATTAATACAATTGTTGAGTTACTGATGAATCTTTTCTTTGAATGGTACTACTATTAATGTGATCTCTTAATTAAAAGACTATCTGTTGAGTTACTAAGTCAGGAATTCCTCTCATAGAACACAATGctataatgaaaatgaaaggCTGTAGAGTTTGATATTACTGAAGAGTTATCATTCTGTTTTCTGTTCGACTGTTTCTCTACATGTGGCTTCTGTAACATTTAGTTGTGAATTTCCATGTTATGTTTATTAAACATAATTTGTTTCTAAATGATCGAGTTCCACATCGGGTTTAACAGTTACTAGAAGACCCAGCTGCACACTTATATGAGTTAATTGCATCACCTGGAAACATGCTTCGTGGAAGAGGAAGCTTTCTTATTTATCTCAACAACATGGTATTTCGTGTTACCAAAGGTAAATGGTAGTTCAAGTTCTCGACCCTCAAGCTGTGGTTGCGACGAACTTATATTAGATCAATCTAGTCTAATCCTTTATTTTTGGGACATTACTTGTTCATTTGATATAGATCTTGTTTGGCTTATGCTACTGATCCGACATTTCATTTTAATCAAATGGGTACAACGATTCTTGATAAAGCAGGTGAAAATTCAGTAGTTAAAGTCAAGCTGAAGGGACCAGCACCAAAGCTTATGTCTATTTATCCTACGTGCTTTGAGGCTGGCAAGCCTATGGAATTTTTTGCCTGTGGAAGCAATCTAATGCAGCCCAGATTCCGGTATgagttaaaattatatttccCTGAATTAATATTCTGCTTATTTCTGTTCCGCTTATGTAGCTTGAGTTCCTCATTAATTATTAACAGGAGATATTATGATAGGAATTGGGTTGTTTAAGGGCGAAAGAAATCTCAAGCTCGCCGACTATTAAAAACTAGCATATCCAAGCTTTAGAAACTGAGTCTGTATGtggttgctttttttttttttttggttcagCAGGATACAAGGATGTTAACCACACTGTTGAGGgatagaagttattgaattaggCGACTTGCATCAATGTAAGAGCATATAAGTATTGGTTAGGTGTCAAAGAGATGTCATTGGTCCTTAGATCAACTTTTGATGAAGGGCTGTGCCAGACTCGTGAGTAGTATGGATATAGTAGGCACATAAAATGGAAGTATGATAATATAAGATCATAGGGTCACAGTACGAGCTTGGCTTGATATTTGATGTGTATAATCTTGTACAACCTATATAATTACAAATGTAAATGACCATTAAGAAATGCGAGAAATACATTGTGACAAATTTATAGTATATAAATGTTACTTAAATTGAAATGGGAGAGCTTTTGTAAGGGTAGTGTTTGACTTTGTTCATATGAGGAACGGGGCACTTAGCGCTTATTTCTTTTTGAGGCACCTACAAGATCACTTTAAGTATAGAAAGTAGGGTGTCTTTCGTAGAAAACCATATAATTCTTTGTAggatttttacttttttggtaTACCGTATGCCTCGTGTATCACCTCTTTTATACAGGTTAGTCagcaatttttttactttatcaagataaaaataagaaaaagcaTCCAGAAACAACACAAACATTTTGCAGAACATAGCTAAAATTACAATAATGACAAACAATAAAAAGTAACAGTTGTTCCATGAGTTCCAGTGGTTGCAAATAGATTAGCTATGGTGATCTATTATTGATGACCTCAAGTTTGCTAGGAAGGTTACTGATGTGTTAGGACAgggatttttatttcttaacacAATACCTGTAACCCCATGTTTCATCATTGTGTGCACCTATTGGTGTAGTAAAACAGGGAACTCATGTTCAAAATAGATGAGAcagaaatatatacaaaatacaaaagaaaggACATGTCTCGTAGTGGTGATGAAATTGTTTGCTCCCTGATACACTTTTGAAACTATAAAATGCCATAGACAATAGGCTGCAAAGCGGAGAATAAGCAAGAGAAGATCTTGCTTTCCTCGTTTGCCTTCTCCAATGCAACTCTTAGTTGCGCATAGATGGCAATCACCCGTATGAGCAATTGATGAGGTGAATTTAGTTATTACAAGGATGGtgcaatttataatattaataaatagaaGATGAGTTCTAGTATCTAGGGCTAGAATCATACTCTTTATAGATATTTCTCTATCAGTCTCAATTTGTGACATACTTACCGTTGTAGCCTGTCCCAACAaaatcctcattctatcctcaTGCTTGTTGGGACCCCACCACTACTCATTTAAATGACAAGACACGTGAAACTCTCATCATCAGTCATTTAAAAGGATAATTTTGGTACTTAGCATATCATTATCAAAAAAAGTTTGAACCTTGAACAAAATTTTTGGTACTTCACATATATTCATCTATCATATCAAAAGTCTTCTATTTTTTAAACTGTGTTCAGTCAAATACTTCACATACAATTGGACGGAGTATTGCTTTTGATGGAGTAAAATAGAAAGATAAGTTTGTATTTTGTCTTAATGATCCATGGCTGCTCTGTTTGCTTACTTCAGAAGACTGTTATCACAGTCCAAGCCCATGACACATATTGTCTGCTTCGACCCAACATATGTCAGGGATTTGTGCCTCGGGCTACACCATGATTGAGCCCTAAGGCACGTATACCATGTGAACTAGTGCTCTATCTTATATAGCACTCAACTCCTCTTCTTTTCTGATATGAAATTTGCCTAAAGTGTTATAAGTAGTCTTCTCCAGAAACTCGTCAACCTAGAAAGAATGCCAGTCTTTCTCTTTGACTCACCTTCATTAGCCCGGCTTCTGTCATGGGCGTCACAACTATTTGATGAGACCAGATTGCAAGCTTTCTTGTTTGTTCACATCTtttatcttttcctttttttggtgACACATGCATTTGACCACATTGTGCTTACAGATCATTTAATGAGCTATGAACTGTTTTTTTGTTAGATTTAGCAGGATATTAACCAAATTCGAAGCTTTTTTGTTCCCTCATACCAACTTTCTTTCCCCCTGTTGGGGACAATTCACTCATACGTGCTATGTTAATAGATATAGTTGCAGTTTTGCTCTGAAAGTTTGTAATTTGTTTTTTCA is part of the Solanum lycopersicum chromosome 1, SLM_r2.1 genome and harbors:
- the LOC101246959 gene encoding squamosa promoter-binding-like protein 7 isoform X4; amino-acid sequence: MHNQPFSSSQTGVPTELRNTQMISSLLSGDDPAASSNFDWSDLLDFDLHEQLNISFDDPLHQEQQPETEFVAPVIPSSEDSPHSQDTDAGRIRKRDPRMACSNFLAGRIPCACPELDEKMEEEEMAGIGPGKKRARTVRASAGAGARCQVPDCEADISELKGYHKRHRVCLRCANATSVVLDGHSKRYCQQCGKFHILSDFDEGKRSCRRKLERHNNRRRRKATDTSKTSAEKESQQLTTADDVSGDDDIVKDNTCMGSQLGEKEILLESEGHVPICSTQGIQNNHSDSFTASGETQVDAEKENYKNSHSPSYYDNKSALSSVCPTGRISFKLYDWNPAEFPRRLRHQIFQWLASMPVELEGYIRPGCTILTVFVAMPTFKWGKLLEDPAAHLYELIASPGNMLRGRGSFLIYLNNMVFRVTKGENSVVKVKLKGPAPKLMSIYPTCFEAGKPMEFFACGSNLMQPRFRFLVSFGGRYLGNDINVVPSDCKYEGDSSSTEHQLLKIHVPRTEADLFGPAFVEVENESGLSNFIPILIAEKDICAEMKEIQRKFCSGGSECTAVCSPCEASTSRKSEFSEFMLDVAWLLREPSSENVQILASVQMQRFNYLLNILMESQSTIILERVLSYFENIVKRNMLAGITDADMTLFQKNILEKNILLKERLHLKEYFAGDSGQIMQEDTAVPHKHNIEFGPTYWELTSRVPLLDAELPLRVKEQQSGKSCGFLVRKTLLTSRTLVFVISGFALCLGLCATFLHPRKVGDIAMTIRRCLFDKT
- the LOC101246959 gene encoding squamosa promoter-binding-like protein 7 isoform X2, with the protein product MHNQPFSSSQTGVPTELRNTQMISSLLSGDDPAASSNFDWSDLLDFDLHEQLNISFDDPLHQEQQPETEFVAPVIPSSEDSPHSQDTDAGRIRKRDPRMACSNFLAGRIPCACPELDEKMEEEEMAGIGPGKKRARTVRASAGAGARCQVPDCEADISELKGYHKRHRVCLRCANATSVVLDGHSKRYCQQCGKFHILSDFDEGKRSCRRKLERHNNRRRRKATDTSKTSAEKESQQLTTADDVSGDDDIVKDNTCMGSQLGEKEILLESEGHVPICSTQGIQNNHSDSFTASGETQVDAEKENYKNSHSPSYYDNKSALSSVCPTGRISFKLYDWNPAEFPRRLRHQIFQWLASMPVELEGYIRPGCTILTVFVAMPTFKWGKLLEDPAAHLYELIASPGNMLRGRGSFLIYLNNMVFRVTKGENSVVKVKLKGPAPKLMSIYPTCFEAGKPMEFFACGSNLMQPRFRFLVSFGGRYLGNDINVVPSDCKYEGDSSSTEHQLLKIHVPRTEADLFGPAFVEVENESGLSNFIPILIAEKDICAEMKEIQRKFCSGGSECTAVCSPCEASTSRKSEFSEFMLDVAWLLREPSSENVQILASVQMQRFNYLLNILMESQSTIILERVLSYFENIVKRNMLAGITDADMTLFQKNILEKNILLKERLHLKEYFAGDSGQIMQELPNLQDTAVPHKHNIEFGPTYWELTSRVPLLDAELPLRVKEQQSGKSCGFLVRKTLLTSRTLVFVISGFALCLGLCATFLHPRKVGDIAMTIRRCLFDKT
- the LOC101246959 gene encoding squamosa promoter-binding-like protein 7 isoform X1, which codes for MHNQPFSSSQTGVPTELRNTQMISSLLSGDDPAASSNFDWSDLLDFDLHEQLNISFDDPLHQEQQPETEFVAPVIPSSEDSPHSQDTDAGRIRKRDPRMACSNFLAGRIPCACPELDEKMEEEEMAGIGPGKKRARTVRASAGAGARCQVPDCEADISELKGYHKRHRVCLRCANATSVVLDGHSKRYCQQCGKFHILSDFDEGKRSCRRKLERHNNRRRRKATDTSKTSAEKESQQLTTADDVSGDDDIVKDNTCMGSQLGEKEILLESEGHVPICSTQGIQNNHSDSFTASGETQVDAEKENYKNSHSPSYYDNKSALSSVCPTGRISFKLYDWNPAEFPRRLRHQIFQWLASMPVELEGYIRPGCTILTVFVAMPTFKWGKLLEDPAAHLYELIASPGNMLRGRGSFLIYLNNMVFRVTKAGENSVVKVKLKGPAPKLMSIYPTCFEAGKPMEFFACGSNLMQPRFRFLVSFGGRYLGNDINVVPSDCKYEGDSSSTEHQLLKIHVPRTEADLFGPAFVEVENESGLSNFIPILIAEKDICAEMKEIQRKFCSGGSECTAVCSPCEASTSRKSEFSEFMLDVAWLLREPSSENVQILASVQMQRFNYLLNILMESQSTIILERVLSYFENIVKRNMLAGITDADMTLFQKNILEKNILLKERLHLKEYFAGDSGQIMQELPNLQDTAVPHKHNIEFGPTYWELTSRVPLLDAELPLRVKEQQSGKSCGFLVRKTLLTSRTLVFVISGFALCLGLCATFLHPRKVGDIAMTIRRCLFDKT
- the LOC101246959 gene encoding squamosa promoter-binding-like protein 7 isoform X3 — protein: MHNQPFSSSQTGVPTELRNTQMISSLLSGDDPAASSNFDWSDLLDFDLHEQLNISFDDPLHQEQQPETEFVAPVIPSSEDSPHSQDTDAGRIRKRDPRMACSNFLAGRIPCACPELDEKMEEEEMAGIGPGKKRARTVRASAGAGARCQVPDCEADISELKGYHKRHRVCLRCANATSVVLDGHSKRYCQQCGKFHILSDFDEGKRSCRRKLERHNNRRRRKATDTSKTSAEKESQQLTTADDVSGDDDIVKDNTCMGSQLGEKEILLESEGHVPICSTQGIQNNHSDSFTASGETQVDAEKENYKNSHSPSYYDNKSALSSVCPTGRISFKLYDWNPAEFPRRLRHQIFQWLASMPVELEGYIRPGCTILTVFVAMPTFKWGKLLEDPAAHLYELIASPGNMLRGRGSFLIYLNNMVFRVTKAGENSVVKVKLKGPAPKLMSIYPTCFEAGKPMEFFACGSNLMQPRFRFLVSFGGRYLGNDINVVPSDCKYEGDSSSTEHQLLKIHVPRTEADLFGPAFVEVENESGLSNFIPILIAEKDICAEMKEIQRKFCSGGSECTAVCSPCEASTSRKSEFSEFMLDVAWLLREPSSENVQILASVQMQRFNYLLNILMESQSTIILERVLSYFENIVKRNMLAGITDADMTLFQKNILEKNILLKERLHLKEYFAGDSGQIMQEDTAVPHKHNIEFGPTYWELTSRVPLLDAELPLRVKEQQSGKSCGFLVRKTLLTSRTLVFVISGFALCLGLCATFLHPRKVGDIAMTIRRCLFDKT